In a single window of the Gadus chalcogrammus isolate NIFS_2021 chromosome 20, NIFS_Gcha_1.0, whole genome shotgun sequence genome:
- the LOC130373340 gene encoding cytochrome c oxidase assembly factor 5 — MPQYYEDKEEDLRACAGVREDFKACLLQHDCVVKEGKLPSECLKEGHCKALQTSFFECKRSMLDPRSRFRGRKGY; from the exons ATGCCGCAGTACTACGAGGATAAAGAAGAGGACCTTAGGGCGTGTGCTGGTGTAAGAGAAGACTTCAAGGCATGTCTCCTTCAACACGACTGTGTCGTAAAG GAAGGGAAATTGCCAAGCGAATGCTTGAAAGAAGGCCATTGCAAAGCCTTGCAGACTTCCTTCTTTGAGTGCAAGAGGTCAATG CTAGACCCAAGGTCGCGATTCCGTGGAAGAAAGGGATATTGA
- the mgat4a gene encoding alpha-1,3-mannosyl-glycoprotein 4-beta-N-acetylglucosaminyltransferase A produces the protein MRLRNGTVATAIIFFTSFLSLSWYTAWQNGKEKLVASQREFHALRERLRVAEHRTLQRSSELNNILEQFRRAIAETNGSKDAISNFSDETQKLLKELASRKPLQIPNIYHHLPHLLNNEGSLQPAVQVGLGRTGVSMVMGIPTVRRKVKSYLAETLHSLIDKLSPEEKLDCVIIVFVGETDVDYVNSVVAGLEKEFSTEFSSGLLELISPPAAYYPDLTNLKETFGDSRERVRWRTKQNLDYSFLMMYAVSKGVYYVQMEDDIVAKPNYFATMKNFALQLSSEDWMILEFSQLGFIGKMFQAPDLNLIVEFIFMFYKEKPIDWLLDHILWVKVCNPEKDAKHCERQKSSLRVRFRPSLFQHVGLHSSLAGKIQKLTDKDFLKPLLHKIHVNPPAEVSTSMKVYQGHTLEKTYLGEDFFWAVTPTAGDYVLFKFDRPVSIERFLFRSGNQEHPGDRIRNTTVEILPFSEASVKAKEKYKRTEDRFYRIGQFEKGVAEGAVDPVFNPIVALRLSVRRDSAVWAIVSEIHIKRIAG, from the exons AGAAACTGGTAGCCTCCCAGCGGGAGTTCCATGCCCTGAGAGAGCGCCTCCGTGTGGCGGAGCACAGGACCTTGCAGCGCTCCTCCGAGCTAAACAACATCCTGGAGCAGTTCCGCCGGGCCATCGCCGAGACCAACGGCAGCAAGGACGCCATCTCCAACTTCTCCG ATGAGACTCAGAAGCTGCTGAAGGAGCTGGCCAGTCGGAAGCCCCTGCAGATCCCAAACATTTACCACCACCTGCCTCACCTGCTCAACAATGAGGGCAGTCTGCAGCCCGCAGTGCAGGTTGGCCTGGGACGCACCGGAG TCTCCATGGTGATGGGTATCCCGACGGTGCGGCGCAAGGTGAAGTCGTACCTGGCCGAGACGCTGCATTCGCTCATCGACAAACTGTCGCCGGAGGAGAAGCTGGACTGTGTCATCATCGTCTTTGTTGGAGAG ACGGATGTGGACTACGTTAACAGTGTGGTGGCCGGACTAGAGAAAGA GTTCTCCACAGAGTTCAGCTCGGGCCTGCTGGAGCTCATCTCCCCTCCCGCCGCCTACTACCCCGACCTGACCAACCTTAAGGAGACCTTCGGGGACTCCAGGGAGAGGGTCAG gtGGCGCACCAAACAGAACCTGGATTACTCTTTCCTCATGATGTACGCTGTCAGCAAAGGAGTGTATTATGTACAG ATGGAAGACGACATTGTTGCGAAGCCCAACTACTTTGCTACCATGAAGAACTTTGCCCTGCAGCTATCCTCTGAGGACTGGATGATCCTGGAATTTTCTCAGCTGGGATTCAttg GAAAGATGTTCCAGGCCCCCGACCTCAACCTGATCGTAGAGTTCATCTTCATGTTTTATAAGGAGAAACCCATCGACTGGCTATTAGACCACATTCTCTGGGTCAAAGTCTGCAATCCTGAGAAGGATGCG AAGCACTGTGAGCGGCAGAAGTCGAGTCTGCGCGTGCGGTTCAGGCCCTCGCTGTTCCAGCACGTGGGCCTCCATTCTTCCCTCGCTGGAAAGATTCAAAAACTCACG GACAAAGATTTCCTGAAACCTCTGCTTCACAAGATCCACGTCAATCCGCCGGCTGAAGTGTCTACCTCGATGAAG GTATACCAGGGCCACACCCTGGAGAAGACCTACCTGGGAGAGGACTTCTTCTGGGCAGTCACCCCCACCGCCGGAGACTACGTCCTCTTTAAGTTTGACAGACCGGTTAGCATAGAGAG GTTCCTGTTCCGGAGCGGCAACCAGGAACATCCAGGGGACCGGATAAGGAACACCACGGTGGAGATTCTGCCCTTCTCG GAAGCTTCGGTCAAGGCGAAAGAGAAGTACAAGCGAACAGAAGACCGCTTTTACAGAATAG GTCAGTTTGAAAAGGGTGTGGCCGAAGGAGCTGTAGATCCCGTCTTCAATCCGATAGTGGCgctgcgtctgtctgtccgcaGAGATTCCGCAGTGTGGGCCATCGTCAGTGAA ATCCATATAAAGAGGATAGCGGGCTAA